In Planctomycetota bacterium, the DNA window ACCAGCGCGGTCAGCCGCGTGCTCAAGGTGGGTTGCATGGAGTCGGAGAGCGGCGGCACCTCGATCTCGACGACCGGCAGGCCGAGCGACGAGGCGACGACGTCGGCGATCACGGCGCCCTCGGTAGCGCAGTGGCTGGCCCCCGGAATGCGCGAGACGATGACGCCCTCGGCGCCGAAGGCTCGGATGTCGGAGCAGATGCGCTCGGCGCGGTCGGCGGCCGGCCCAACCATCGGGTCGGCCAGGGCCATGCGCGCGAGGGCCTCCATCGGCGGCAGGTCCTCGGGAATCTCGTCGAGGGCGTGGCAGAAGAGGTACTCGGTGCCGCAGATTCGCCCGCCGCAGCTCTCGAGGAGGTTCATCACCCGCAGGTCGGCGACAGGGTTGACCCAGAAGACCCGCGCCGCGCCCGGCGGCAGAACCCCCTGGCCGGCATCCACGCGCCGCCGGGTCTCGCGCAGCAGGTCTTCGAACACCAGGAGCGATTCGGCGCGGTCCGAACAGAAGTGGATGGCGAGCATCTCGGCGATGAGCATCTCGAGGGCGGGAAGCGGGCACGGCTCGGCCGTGTAGGCCAGCCTGCGGAGTTCTGCGAGGAGGCGACGAACCCGGTTGGCCGCGCGGATGCCGGCGGCCAGGCGGGCGTCATCCAGACGCGCGGCGGCCAACGTCTCCAGCGCCCCCCGCAGGCGTTCCAGCTCCGAGCGCACGAAGTCCACCTGGGCCTGCGGTGCGGCGAAGCCGCCTGGGAGGCTCACGGCGGCCTCGCCCGGGTCGGGCCGGCGGCGGCTGGGGGCCTCCCACCACAGGATCGGGTAGCCGAGGGCCTCCAGGCGCTGGGCGATGGCCGAAAAGTCGTCGCAGGTGGCGCCCACGCTGCACGTGAGCAGGTCGGGGATGGGGAAGTGAGCCTCGGTGAGGAAGGCCCCCAGCATGGCGCGCACGGGGCAGAAGGCCTCGTCTATGCCCAGCGAGTCGGCCACCTCGAGCATCCCGGTGCTCATCTCCATCACGCAGGGCAACCACCACGCGCCGTCGGGGTAGAACGCCACCACGTTGGGCAGGGAGTACGCCATGACCGGCACTGTGCCCAGGTCCTTCATCGTGCCGATCAGCTTCTTGCCCTCGGCGCGGGCCTGGCGCAGGCGCTCCTCCTCGGTGAGGAGGAAGTTCCACAGGCGGAGCGAGGCCGCCGAGTTGTCGTAGAGCAGCCGCGCGAGGCGCAGGTCGCCATCGTCGAGGTGGCGGCGGAGCGGCCCGCCGTAGGCCGGCTCGCGGAGGCCCGCGGCCCGCAGTTCGGCGTAACGGGCGTCCCAGTCCTCGAGGGTGATTCGGCGCGGCGTGTCGATCACTGGATCGCCTCGATGAAGGCCTGGATGCGGTTTGCGGCGCGGCCCTCGGCGTCCCCGTCCACGTTCACGTCGAGGTCGAGCACGGGAACGGGCGCCCACTCCCGCAGCCGCGCCACCTCGGCGTGCCAGGTGTCGCACCAGACGTAGCGCCGGACGATGAGCCCCCTGGCGCCGCTTCGGGCCAACTCGCGCCTGAGCCACTGGTAGAGCGCGTCGTTGGGCCGGCGGAAGGCGTGGGGGATTTGGCCGAAGTAGGCCTCGGCCAGCACCCGCAGGGGGTCGGCACGCAACCGGTCCGCCGCGAACGGCGCCGGGAGGGTCCGTTCGCCGCTGTCGGTGGCGTCCAGCGCCACGTGGCCCCCGGCCTCTTCGATGAGGTCGAAGAGCCAGAAGTGGTTGCGCAGCATGGGCGCCCCAAGCAGGGCGATCGGCACACCCTGGGGCGGCGGCGCGGCGGAGGGGGCGTGGGCGGTCAGGGCGCCGGTGGCATGGAACTCCGCGAGTGCCTCGGAAAAGCGCTTCGGCGACACGCGCCCGCGCAAGGCGCGCAGGGCCGCGCGGACGGCGTCATACCGGAGCATCACGGCGGCCAGCCGTTCGTCCGACGGGGCGGCGCCGCCCAGTTGCACGAGGAGGCGGCCCAGCCGCCGCAGTTCGTCGAGGTAGTAGGCCCGCGATGCGGCGCTCTGCCAGGTGGTGGGCAGGTGCATCAGGAACACCGGCCGCGGCGAGTCGCGGGCCAGGAGCTCGGCCACGCGCCGCATCTGGTCGCACAGCGTGGACACGATGAGCCCCTCAGCCCCGCTCGCGCGGGCCTCCTCGGCGAAGGCGCGGGCGTAAGGGCACAGACCCATATCGGCGGCGAGCCACGCGGAGGCCGGCCCCGACGCAGGAAGGGTGCGCCACGGCCGCACGCCGTGCGCGGCAATCCACTCGGGCGGGACAAACGAGCAACTGTACAGCACCGCCGGAGTCACGAGCCCGCCCTCCCGGCCTGCTGGGCGCGCGCCCGCACGGTTTCGAAAAGGGCCTCGCAGCGCGTGGCCACGCGGGCCGCGTCGGAGGGCGAGTAGTCCGTCTCGATCCGCAAGTAGGGGATACCGAGTTCCTCCTCCGCGAGGCGCTTGACCCGGCTGGCCTCCACGTCGTAGGTGAGGCATGCCTGCCAGATCAGCTCGATGATGCACTGGGGCCGGTACTCGGCGGCGAGCGAGCGGAGCGACTCGATCCGCCGATCGTTTCTCGTCATGACCGAGCAGGGCAGATGGAAGTACTTCTCGG includes these proteins:
- a CDS encoding 2-hydroxyacyl-CoA dehydratase family protein, producing MIDTPRRITLEDWDARYAELRAAGLREPAYGGPLRRHLDDGDLRLARLLYDNSAASLRLWNFLLTEEERLRQARAEGKKLIGTMKDLGTVPVMAYSLPNVVAFYPDGAWWLPCVMEMSTGMLEVADSLGIDEAFCPVRAMLGAFLTEAHFPIPDLLTCSVGATCDDFSAIAQRLEALGYPILWWEAPSRRRPDPGEAAVSLPGGFAAPQAQVDFVRSELERLRGALETLAAARLDDARLAAGIRAANRVRRLLAELRRLAYTAEPCPLPALEMLIAEMLAIHFCSDRAESLLVFEDLLRETRRRVDAGQGVLPPGAARVFWVNPVADLRVMNLLESCGGRICGTEYLFCHALDEIPEDLPPMEALARMALADPMVGPAADRAERICSDIRAFGAEGVIVSRIPGASHCATEGAVIADVVASSLGLPVVEIEVPPLSDSMQPTLSTRLTALVEVIREGRTE
- a CDS encoding 2-hydroxyacyl-CoA dehydratase family protein; translation: MTPAVLYSCSFVPPEWIAAHGVRPWRTLPASGPASAWLAADMGLCPYARAFAEEARASGAEGLIVSTLCDQMRRVAELLARDSPRPVFLMHLPTTWQSAASRAYYLDELRRLGRLLVQLGGAAPSDERLAAVMLRYDAVRAALRALRGRVSPKRFSEALAEFHATGALTAHAPSAAPPPQGVPIALLGAPMLRNHFWLFDLIEEAGGHVALDATDSGERTLPAPFAADRLRADPLRVLAEAYFGQIPHAFRRPNDALYQWLRRELARSGARGLIVRRYVWCDTWHAEVARLREWAPVPVLDLDVNVDGDAEGRAANRIQAFIEAIQ